The genomic region TACATACCTCTTACATATTCCCTAATTTCATTAGGAACTAACTTATAACGTACACCAGTAAGTACATTAAAAACTGCTTGAGTACCTACCATTTGACTAAGAGGTGTTACAAGTGGTGGATAACCTAAATCTGCTCTAACTTTAGGTATTTCTCTTAATACTTCTTCATATTTATGCTCTGCCTTTTGTAATTTTAACTGTGCTAAAAGATTAGAAAGCATTCCACCAGGAAGTTGATATTCAACTATACTAGGTTCTGTCATAAGAGCCTGAGGGTTCAATGTCCCTTCTTGTAAATATTTAGCTCTAATAGGTTTGAAGTATTCGGCAATTTCCTTTAGCAATTCTATATCAAAACCGGTTTCTCTTTCTGTTCCTTCTAAAGAACGAACTATACTTTCGGTAGCTGGTTGAGATGTTCCACCAGCAAAAGGAGATATTGCTGTATCTATTATATCTGCTCCTGCTTCTACTGCTTTTATATATGTCATACTTGCAAGTCCTGCTGTAGCATGAGTGTGAACTTCAACAGGAACTTTCAAAATTTCTTTCAATTCCTTTACTAGCTTATATGCTACTTCTGGTAATAATATTCCTGACATATCTTTTATCGCTATTGAATCAGCCCCTATTGCTTGCATTTCTAAAGCCAAATTCTTATAATATTCAATTGTATGAACAGGGCTTATTGTATAACTCATTGCAAGTTGAGCATGTCCACCATATTTCTTTGTAGCCTCACAAGCGGCTTTTAAATTACGCACATCATTTAAAGCATCGAATATACGAATTATATCTATTCCATTTTCAATTGATTTCTTTACAAATCTTTCCACTATGTCATCAGCATAATGACGATAACCCAAAAGATTTTGCCCTCTAAGAAGCATCTGTAATTTCGTATTTTTTGC from Fusobacterium russii ATCC 25533 harbors:
- a CDS encoding oxaloacetate decarboxylase subunit alpha encodes the protein MNKIKLMETVLRDGHQSLMATRMTTAEMLPIIEKMDQVGYHSMEMWGGATFDAAIRFLKEDPWERLREIKKRAKNTKLQMLLRGQNLLGYRHYADDIVERFVKKSIENGIDIIRIFDALNDVRNLKAACEATKKYGGHAQLAMSYTISPVHTIEYYKNLALEMQAIGADSIAIKDMSGILLPEVAYKLVKELKEILKVPVEVHTHATAGLASMTYIKAVEAGADIIDTAISPFAGGTSQPATESIVRSLEGTERETGFDIELLKEIAEYFKPIRAKYLQEGTLNPQALMTEPSIVEYQLPGGMLSNLLAQLKLQKAEHKYEEVLREIPKVRADLGYPPLVTPLSQMVGTQAVFNVLTGVRYKLVPNEIREYVRGMYGKSPVPISEEIKEKIIPNKELFTGRPADLLQPEYEKLQEESKDFARNEEDVLTYALFPQVAKDYLTSKYSK